The Palaemon carinicauda isolate YSFRI2023 chromosome 7, ASM3689809v2, whole genome shotgun sequence DNA window CCCTGTTAGCATCGCCATTTGGTTGATGCAGGATGATGATGTTGGCGAGCAATAATCTGACCTAACTTTTGATTATTAAGTGACAATTGATAGGGAATGTTGGTGAAGAGCAATCACTAGCTATTTCTGTAGAATTACTTTTACAAAAAGAAGTGATTTACTTTAAGGCTTTCTATTCAGAATAGATTTCAGATATCTTTAGAGGGGACGACTAAAGAATGAAACTTCCCTATCACTTTTTAAAGAATTATACTCCAAGAGTTTATCTTGAATAAATGATTCATATTTTTGGGTGTGGCTAATAAAAGTGATATACTTATTTTCATAATGCTCTCATTTAATTAGATTCAGGAGGAAAACTAAAAAACCTTCATTTCTTCTTTCTTAACCATAAACTCGGCCTCCTCCAAAATGACCTCCACCGAAGTGTCCACCGAAACCTCCACGGAATCCGCCATGATGGAATCCAGGCTCAGCTTCGGGTTCGGGTTGAGCTACAGGGCTCCTTTTTCCACGGTATCCTCCATAGCCACCACCGAAACCACCAAAGCTACCTCCGTGATGGCCACCAAATCCAGAGAATCCACGGTGGAttcctccaaagtgaccaggatctgcttcAGGTTCTGGGTCGGCAAGAGCCTCAGGGTTGGCTTCAGGCTCAGCTACAGGGCTCCTTTTACCACGATAACCATGTCCACCTCCAAATCCACGTCCACCGAAATGGCCACCAAATCCACCAGAGTGGCCGCCAAAACCACGATGGAATCCGCCCCCAACGTGGCCTGGTTCAGGATCAGCTACAGGATCAGCTGCAACCATCCCAAGAAGGACCACAGCAAAGGTGGCAAGAATCATCTGCAATAAAAGTATAAGTAATGCTATTATTATCTCACATATATCTGcaagtatagtaataataaaacaaattatcatgaaataaattgcttatttttttctgtctatgataatatatctattttaagaGAAATCTATCACTCCATTTAAACATGACGCATCTGAgttattctttaagaaatctgataCTTGATTTAGTTATTGTCAttgaatggaaaataaaattttagattAAAAACACCGTTTACAAAATGTATGAAATTAAAGAACCAATTACATGATAGTACATCATTCATATTTCTAATGTTCCAATCAAGGTCCATTCTATTTACCTAGGTTCTAATAAGAAGACTAAATTGGAAATGACGTTCACACTGTAGATAGTCAAAATGTGCCTAAAATCACACCAGACAACATATCTGATAAACGTTGAAACAATGACATATATTGGAATTAACCTTTTTTATGTTCAATATTTAGTTGAACAATGTTTTATCAGTATAAAAATATAATTGCGTTTGATCAATTTCGTTATCTCTTAagttattttgaatttaaatatgATTCAGGgtaatattttaatatcttaaaacCTTTTTGCATTTATAATTGAAGAGAAGAATTCATTATCTTTGGTCCTCTTTTTACAAATTAAGAAAGATGGCtaatgagtgtgtgcatgtgtatgtgcaaGTGTGATATTTTCTTACCTTAGACATCATGGTGGGTTGCTCAGAGCCAACTGTGGAGAGAAGGACTCAGGGATCTCTTTATATACTGACTGAGGGAAGGCAAATGTCCTTCGCACAGCTCTCACGATCTTACGTCATCGTTTTCAATCAGAAAAAACCTTTAACAACAATGATTCTCTATTTTCATACTTTTGTCTGTTTCGATATTTCATTTCTGCATAACAACTCTCATGTTATGGttatgctgattgatgcataaAGTGTGAGGCATCATAACCTGTTATACCAAAAGCTTAAAAATTATCAAGAAAAATACACAGACTAGATTGTTTACATTACCGGTATATTTCCTCCATTGAAAACATACACAATTACAACTACATATAAACATGCAAAAAGATGCAACCTACTAACTAACAAGCACAaccatatacaggcatatatatatatatatatatatatatatatatatatatatatatatatatatatatatatatatatatatatatatgtatatatatatatatatatatatatatatatatatatatatatatatatatgtactatatatatatatatatatatatatatatatatatatatatatatatatatatatatatatgtgtgtgtgtgtgtgtgtatatatatatatgtatatatatatatatacatatatatatatatatatatatatatatatatatatatatatatatatatatatatatatatatatacatatatatatatatatatatatatatatatatatatatatatatatatatatatatatatatatatatatatatatatatatatatatatcagtcttctATACCAATAGGATGACCATGCTAGAGTTTAacttaccagccacccgttgagatactagagctagagagttataaggtcctttgactggccagacagcactacattagatcgctctctctggttaaggttcattctgtctttgcctacacatacaccgaatagtctggcatattttttccacattctcctctgtcctcatatacgacaacaatgagattacctaacaattcttcactcaaggagttataTACTGCACTGCAAGTGTTCAATGGCCTctatcctctttgtaagggtagaagaaactcttcagctatggtaagcagctcttctaggagatggacactcgaaaatcaaaccattgttctctagtctagggtagtgtcatagcctctgtaccacggccttccactgccttggattagagttctcttgctcaagggtgcactctggcacgctgttctatcttatttatcttcctcttggttttactgagtttttatagtttatatatgaaagatctaatttaattttgtcacatatttcaaaatatttcattttggttaTATTACTTCTATTGTAATGTGTtcatcatttccttgtttcctttcagcactggggtatttttccctgttgaagtcttcggacttatagcatcttgcttttccaactagggctgtagcttagcgtctaataataataataataatgataacaatgataataataataataataataataataataatgatgataataatagaatggGAACTTTAAGTCACTGCCATGTAGATTAACAAGATTTCTGAGATCATTAATAGCATATCCAACATCCATGACTAAATGGGCATCTACAGAAATTATCAGTTCATGAAATGCCTTCAACGTGGGTGAAGGTTCTTGATGCAGGTTTTATAACATAACAAGTCTGGTCCAAAATTAGATTGGATGGCTTATAAATCACATGCCCGTGTCTACAGTTTGCCTTGATAGTAGACACTGGCTTATAGAGGGATTTCTGCTCTTGATCTTTGTGAGTTCCGAAACTTTTTTAATATGACCACATAAAACACATATTCTTGAGTAAATGTCAGAAGTGTTATGGAACTCTTGTGGTTTAGTCTTTGTGCTGGTATACCTCTTTCTATTCTCATCATAAGTTACTCCACTGGTATTATCAATTGAAGTACATGCCGATTGTTTTTGTTCTGTAGCTATGATTAGTCTTTTTTTAGAGTATACTTCTTATAAGTCACTTGTGGTAAACAAACTGTGAAGTGTTTCCAAGCAGAAGCCTTCTATGAACAATATCTTCTCTAATTATTGTTGCGTGAAGGATGTGCTGTCGTCCATTCTCAATAATGGTTACCTAACAGTTTTTATCTTGTTGGCATATTTTACATTTCTCGAAATATGTTTCAGACCAACTTCTGCTCTTCAGGTTTTCAGCCATTCAGTTGAAACagaaagcacatttttttttttttttttttttttttttttttttttttttgtggttactaGTAAACATACAATATGACAAATCTTATAGAAAATTGTACAGCATTATTTAGAGCATTTTAGAAGTAATGTTAAACAGTATATGCAGTGTTGTGTATTTTGTTAGCCATTTTCAAAATTCAAGACTGTTGCTTCACTTACACAAGTCAACCATGAAATATCCAATTCTCCATGGCCAAAACATTTTGTATAAATACCTAGATCCCCTAATGTACACGTGTTAGTTATaatatgatggttaaatattttgcCCTCGGCAACCCTGTTAAGAatgtatatatcattactattattattacaagctacgctgcaaccctacttggagaagcaggacgctacaagTCCGAGGGCTGTTTTAATTCATATTGTTTATAGATCACagaatacaaataagaaaaaatggaataaaggaaagaaggaaatacatgagaaaaatattatcatttgaaaCGAGGCAAGTCGTCCTCATGTGAGTGAAATGCAAAAGTATTGTATTGTCAGGACATAAAACCATAGGAAAAATTTCACAAAAattacccaaaaagaaaaaaaaaaacattatattcgATCAGTGAAAAAAGAAATGACTCTTTATAATTATCACCACATATTTGAAATTCTCTGATTTTTAACTTCTCCATCAACTTGACACGATTTCATTTatagaaatttttcattttttatgtttcttttcattatttttgatGATGATTAAACTCCTTTACTGTAATATTGATTGCAAGAAATTTCTTTCTTTGTTACAATCAAGTTTTCTTGTCTTCACTGACTTGTACTTATTTTTACTTCTTTAtctaaaaaattattcattttctttctactttcttTGGagagtccatttttttttattttcagctaAAGAAATTTGAAAATCCAGTAGAAATGCACTAATTTCATTATGACCATTTCAACCTCGAAGTCGATTCATGGGGAATTACTCAATATCTATCACTAATATTCGGGTAACTGTTCAACTTGGATTAAGTCCCATTGAAGGAAGTGTCTGGCCCAAGTTCCCTCCCCAGCAACCACCGAATGAAAGTTTATTTTCAAAAGGTATCTAACCTTGATCTCTCGTTACCTCAGTATCCCAAAGGCTGATAACAGTAAAGAAGGAATGACGTGGAGGTCATTACTTAGATGTAgtttaatgtgtgtttgtgtatgtctgtgtgtgtaagagagagagagagagagagagagagagagagagagagagagagagagagagagagagagttcagttatTCAGTTGAGAgagaattattaagaaatttaattaaaaaacgGGCAATGAATTATGGTGTAAAAATtagtgatgaagatgaagattaatGAAGTGTCTTACCAAGAGAGAATTGGGTCTTTGATGTTATTTAGGATTTTGTTGGCAGAAGAATAAAGTCAACGAGGGACAGGAAGTGTAGTTTGAGAAAGCGTTTGATAGCGTCCATGATTGAAATGTGAAGTGGCTAATGTCTGCAGAATTAGGTGTTTGACGATTGTAAAGAAAAGATATagatatttaaaattaaaagattttgtaGGATGATAAAGTTGAAAGTGAAAGATAGAAAGATGCAGTAAAGCTTTATTTATCATTATCTTTGGTCTATAATTGATATCGTCTATAAATCACAGAaagaaattaagaagaaattaaataAAGGAGAGAAGGAAGCagataggaaaaataataggaaaaatatgGAGCTATTATCAATTGGAACGAGGCAAATCGTCCTCGAGTGAGTGATATGCAAAAAGTATTGAATTGTTAGGTCGTAAAGACAGaagaaaaaagttaagaaaaaaatccaaaaagagaAAACATGACATTGGATCAGTAATTTGAAGATCTCTGATTTCTAACATTTCTCTTAAAGAGAAATGACTTCAGTTTTGGAACTTTTTCTCTGGTGATATTTCTTTTGGGGAGTAAGGCAGGACGGAAATGAATTGCAATTAATGAATGCGAATGTTAACGAAAGGAGACGTAGTGGGTTGGCCGAGACACCAGACACCTGTTGAGacactactgttagagagttattggatgtTATGTATTTTCTAAGAGTACTATTTTGGGTCCCTtgctggttacggttcctttttcctttaccttcatataacgcaaatagtctagcctatcctatttcctcatgcacttgacaacaataacaaaacagaaaaattcttcttcacttaaggggttatttactgtacagtaatttCCAGTCCTTAAGGGTAGATATAGACTCTTTGTCTatgtaagcacctcttctaggaggacactccaaaagaaaaccattgttctctagtcttaggtagtgtcatagcctctgtaccatagttctCCGTTgttttgggtaagagttctctttcttgagggtacgctcagggacactattctatctgtttccttatataatttcctctctgggctattttccctgttgaagccttcaggcttttagcatcctgcttttctaaatggagatgtagcttagctaataataataataataataataataataataataataatattcccttcCTACCCATATTGACTCAAtggacctcggttaaatttcggccgcgtctctatcttgagcttttaaatcaatacttctccattcatcttctcctacttcacgcttcagagtcctcagccatgtagatctgggttttctaactcttctattgccttgtggagaccagttgaaagtttgccgaactaatctctctttgggagtgcgaagagcatacccaaacaatctccatctgtctcccaacatgatctcatccacgtatggcactcgattaatctcttataGTGAATCCATGAGTTGGGTTTCATACTAATAACTGTCATCCCCACTTGTGAAGTAATTTTATTATCTTACAAAATTATATTGGAAGTAGAGAGGATAATTGACTTAAAAGCTAAATCAAAGCTATTCTGACCGGTTTCTTGGTTTATCTTTCAGTGCTATTTAGATGCTGTTTTGTCTGGGATTTTTTAAAAATGAACATTTGACCCTTTCAAAGCACCGTTTAAGAGATAgatttttagttttgtttatgaCAATGTAAATCTAAAATCATATATCAAATTTCGGCAACATAATTTCTTGAAGCTTCTGTTTTGTCtcctttatttattctttttttctgttatattaaATCGTCTCCATTCTTCAAGTCAGACGATGATCCTGTCTGGAGTTTGAACCTCCAAATAAAATGAACCAGATTCACTTCATTTCTTCGATGAATATTTCAGTCTTGAATGTAAACTTCGAAAATTTGGAATATCTTTCAattgtataatatttctttttcgcTTATTAGTTCAGATTAGATTGAATAACAATAATTCTGTGTTTTTATTCATATCTAGTTTTCTTTCGCAAAATCGTTATTTTTCTGGTCCTTTTTTGATTTCCCTGTTAGCATCGCCATTTGGTTGATGCAAGGATGATGATGTTGGCGAGCAATAATCTGACCTAACTTTTGATTATTAAGTGACAATTGATAGGGAATGTTGGTGAAGAGCAATCACTAGCTATTTCTGTGAATTACTTTTACAAAAAGAAGTGATTTACTTTAAGGCTTTCTATTCAGAATAGATTTCAGATATCTTTAGAGGGGACGACTAAAGAATGAAACTTCCCTATCACTTTTTAAAGAATTATACTCCAAGAGATTATcgtgaataaattattcatatttatggGTGTGGCTAATAAAAGTGATATACTTATTTTCATAATGCTCTCATTTATTTAGATTCAGGAGGAAAACTAAAAAAccttcattttcttctttcttaacCATAAACTCGGCCTCCTCCAAAATGACCTCCACCGAAGTGTCCACCGAAACCTCCACGGAATCCGCCATGATGGAATCCAGGCTCAGCTTCGGGTTCGGGTTGAGCTACAGGGCTCCTTTTTCCACGGTATCCTCCATAGCCACCACCGAATCCACCAAAGCTACCTCCATGATGGCCACCAAATCCGGAGAATCCACGGTGGAttcctccaaagtgaccaggatctgcttcAGGTTCTGGGTCGGCAAGAGCCTCAGGGTTGGCTTCAGGCTCAGCTACAGGGCTCCTTTTACCACGATAACCATGTCCACCTCCAAATCCATGTCCACCGAAATGGCCACCAAATCCACCAGAGTGGCCACCAAAACCACGATGGAATCCGCCTCCAACGTGACCAGGTTCAGGATCAGCTACAGGATCAGCAGTAACCATCCCAAGAAGGACCACAGCAAAGGTGGCAAGAATCATCTGCAATAAAATTATAAGTAATGCCATTATTTTCATACGTCTATCCGCAAGTATAGTAATCATAGAACAAATTATCATGAAATAAATCGCTTACTTTTTCTGTCTGtgataatatatctattttaagaAAAATCTATCACTTCATTTGAACACGACGCCTCTGAgttattctttaagaaatctgataCTTATTTCAGGTATTATTGAATAGAATATGAAATTTTAGATTAAAAACACAGTTCACAAAATGTATAATATGAAAACTAAATTGAAAATGACATTCAGACGAGAGATAGACAAAATGTGCCATGAATCACACCAGACAACACATCTGATAAGGGTTGAAACAATGACATATATAGGAATTGACCTTTTTTATGTTCAATATTTAGTTGAACAATGTTTTATCAGTATAAAAATATAATTGCGTTTGATCAATTTCGTTATCTCTTAAATTATTTGGAATTTAAATATGATTCAGGGTAACATTTTAATATCTTAAAATCTTATTGCATTTATAATTGAAGAGAAGAATTCATTATCTCTGGTCCTCTTTTCACAAATTAAGAAAGATGGCtaatgagtgtgtgcgtgtgtatgtgcttgtTGTGATGTTTTCTTACCTTAGACATCATGGTGGGTTGCTCAGAGCCAACTGTGGTGAGAAGGACTCAGGGATCTCTTTATATACTGACTGAGGGAAGGCAAATGTCCTTCGCACAGCTCTCACGATCTTACGTCATCGTTTTCAATCAGAAAAAAACCTTTACAACAATGATTCTCTATTTTCATACTTTTGTCTGTTTCGATATTTCATTTCTGCATAACAACTCTCATGTTCTGGttatgctgattgatgcataaAGTGTGAGTCATGATAACTGATTATGCCAAAAGCTTGAAATTTACCAAGAAAAATACACAATCTAGATCGTTTACATTACcggtatatttttttccattgaaaaCACACAATTACAACtacatataaatatgcaaacaGATGCAAACTACTAACAAGCAcgcacatatacacgcatatatatatatatatatatatatatatatatatatatatatatatatatatatatatatatatatatatatatatatatatatatatatatatatatatgtatatatacatatatatatatatatatatatatatatatatatatatatatatatatatatatcagtcttctATACCAAAAGGATGACCATGCTAGAGTTTAACTTACCAGTCACCCGTTGAcattctaccgctagagttataaggtcctttgactggtcagacagtactgcattggatcgctctctctggttaaggttcattctaTTTTTGCCtaaacgtacaccgaatagtctggcatattttttccacattctcttttATCTTCATATACAtgataacattgagattaccaaacaattcttcactcaaggggttatctactgcactgcaaGTGTTCAGTGTCCTCTATCctctatgtaagggtagaagagactcttcagctatggtaagcagttcttctaggagaaagacactccaaaatcaaaccattattttctagtctggggtagtgccatagcctctgtaccacggcctaacactaccttggattagagttctcttgcttaagggtacactctggcacgctgttctatgtcatttatcttcctctcggttttattgagtttttattttttatatatgaaagatctaatataatattgttacatatttcaaaatattctattttggttatattatttctcttgtaatgtgttcatcatttccttgtttcctttccgtactgggctatttttccctgttgaagcctgtggagttatagcatcttgcttttctaactagggttgtagcttagcgtctaataataataataataataataataataataataataataataataataatagaatgtgaaCTTTAAGTCACTGCCATGTAGATTAACAAGATTTCTGAGATCATTAATAGCATATCCAACATTTATGACTAAATGAGCATCTACAGAAACTATCAATTCATGAAATGCCTTCAACTTGGATGAAGGTTTTTGATGCAGTTTTTGTAACATAACAAGTCTGATCCATAATTAGATTGGATGGCTTTTAAATCACATGTCCGTGTCTACAGTTCGCCTTGATAGTAGACAGTGGCTTACAGAGGGATTTCTGCTCTTTAACTTTGTGAGTTGCTAAACTTGTTTTATTAGATGTGTTATGGAACTCTCATGGTTTAGTCTTTGTGCTGGTATACCTCTTTCTATTCTCATCATAAGTTACTCCACTGGTATTATCAATTGAAGTACATGCCGATTATTTTTGTTCTGTAGTTATGATTAGTCTTTTTTTAGAGTATACTTCTTAAAAGTCACTGGTGGTAAACAAACTGTGAAGTGTTTCCAAGCAAAAGCATTCTATGAACATTATCTTCTCTAATTATTGTTGCGTGAAGGATGTGCTGTCGTCCATTCTCAATCCTGGTTACCTAACAGTTTTTTCCTTGTTGGCATATTTTACAATTCTCGAAAAAGGCTTTAGATCAACTTCTGCTCTTCAGGATTTCAGCCATTCAGTTGAAACAGAAAGCacactttttatttttgtattttttttcttttttttttttggtaactagtAAACATTCAATATGTCAAATCTTATAGAAAATAGTACAGCATTATTTAGAGCATATTAGAAGACaagttatacagtatatgcagtgttGTGTATTTTGTTAGCCATTTTCAAAATTCAAGACTGTTGCTTCACCTACACAATTCAACCATGAAATATCCAATTCTCCATGGCCAAAACATTAAGTATAAACACCTAGATCCCACATGTACACGTGTTAGATATaatatgatggttaaatattttgcCCTCGGCAACCTTATTAAAAGTGtgtatatcattactattattattacaagctacgctgcaaccctacttggagaagcaggacgctacaagTCCGAGGGCTGTTTCAATTCATATCATTTATAGATCAcagaataaaaataagaagaaatgcAATAAAGGAGAGAAGGAAATACATGAGAAAAACGTTATCATTTGAAACGAGGCAAGTCGTCCTCGTTTGAGTGAAATGCAAAAAGTATTGTATTGTCAGGACATAAAACCATTGGAAAAAATTCACAAAAATTAcccaaaaagaaaaaacattacatTCGATCAGGGAAAACAGAAATGActctttataattatcatcatgtATTTTAAATTCTCTGATTTCTAACTTTTCCATCAACTTGACACGATTTCATTTATAGAACTTTTACATTTTTATGGTTACTTTTCATGATTTTTGGTAATGATTAAACTCCCTTACTGTAATATTGATTGCAAGAAATTTCTTTCTTTGTTCCACTCAAGTTTTCTTGTCTTCGCTGACTTGTATTTATTTCGTCTTCTTTATCTTGTCATTTATTTTCCTTCTACTTCCTTTGAAGAGTCCATTTTTTAACTTATAGTTAAAGAAATTTGAAAATCCAGTAGAAATGCACTAATTTCCTTATGACCATTTCAACCTCGAAGTCGATTCATGGGGAATTACTCGATATCGATCACTAATATTCGGGTAACTGTTCTACTTGGATTAAGTCCTATTGAAGGAAGTGTCTGGCCCAAGATCCCTCCCCAGCAACCACCGAATGAAGGTTTATTTTCAAAAGGTATCTAACCTTGATCTCTCGTTACCTCAGTATCCCAAAGGCTGATAACAGTAAAGAAGAAAACAGGAGAACCGAACTGAGTGTGAAAAATTAATACATTTcgaaattaatatattaaacgaCTTTCTTTTAAATGCTGTTGTTCCAGCATCTATCAAAAACCCGCGTGATGCTAACCTCAATATATAATTAGCATAATTTTTGGAATATTTGTAGCTTTTACAATTACCAGATATACTTCACAAATAGGTGGGCGTGGGGAAAGTGGGAAgctaaaatgctctctctctctctctctctctctctctctctctctctctctctctctctctctctctctctctctctctctctctctctctctctctctctcttaaatatatatatatatatatatatatatatatatatatatatatatatatatatatatatgtatatatatatatatatatatatatatatatatatatatatgtgtgtgtgtgtgtgtgtgtgtgtgtatgtatgtgtgtgtgtgtttttagacTGATAAATATgcagaataaaaatgataatacagaaattgaatgtagaataatttacaaaaaaatataaatttgtatgaCAGCCAACCATCATTTTGATATGGAATATGATCCAGGATCACAGTTCTGTCCAACAGATAAGAGAGTGTGTAAGTGTTTGGCGAAGTAACTGATGGACGTCCAGCGATTGTCAAGTCCTTTCGACTGGATCCTTTGACTTTTTGCAAATGATCTATTTTTGATCTGATCAAGCAAACGGGCGTTACAACCTTGTTGAGTTCGGAATGACGTGGTGGTCATTGCTTGGATacagtttaatgagagagagagagagagagagagagagagagagagagagagagagagagagagagagagagagagagagagagagctcagttaTCAGTTAAGACTGAATTGttgatataagcaatataattcATAGACGGGTAATGAATTGTGGCGTAAAAGGTTAATGGTGAAGATGAAGATTAGTGAAGTGTCTTACCAAGAGAGAATTGGGTCTTTGATGTTATTTAGGATTTTGTTGGCAGAAGAATAAAGTCAACGAGGGACAGGAAGTGTCTGAGAAAGCGATTGATAGCGTCCATGATTGAAATGTGAAGTGGCTGATGTCTGCGGAATTAGGTGTTTGACGATTGTAAAGAGAAGATACAGACATTtaaaattaaaagattttgtaGGATGATAAAGTTGAAAGTGAAAGATAGAAAGAAGCAGTAAAGCTTTATTTATCATTATCTTTGGTCTATAATTGATATCGTCTATAAATCACAGAaagaaattaagaagaaattaaataAAGGAGAGAAGGAAGCAGAAAGAAAAAATGATAGGAAAAATATGGAGCTATTATCAATTGGAACGAGGCAAATCGTCCCCGAGTGAGTGATATGCAAAAAGTATTGAATTGTTAGGTCGTAAAGACAGAAGAAAAAAGTTAACAAAAAAGATCCAAAAATAGAAAACATGACATTGGATCAGTAATTTAAAGATCTCGGATTTCTAACATTTCTCTTAAAGAGAAATGACTTTAGTTTTGGAACTTTTACTCGGGTGATGTTTCTTTTTGGGAGTAAGGCAGGACGGAAATGAATTGCAATCAATGAATGCGAATGTTAATGAAAGGagacgtagtaggttggccaagacacaagacacctgttgagacactactgttagagagttattggatgtTATGTATTTTCTAAGAGTACTATTTTGGGTCCCttgctggttacggcttatttttctttta harbors:
- the LOC137643657 gene encoding uncharacterized protein — its product is MMSKMILATFAVVLLGMVAADPVADPEPGHVGGGFHRGFGGHSGGFGGHFGGRGFGGGHGYRGKRSPVAEPEANPEALADPEPEADPGHFGGIHRGFSGFGGHHGGSFGGFGGGYGGYRGKRSPVAQPEPEAEPGFHHGGFRGGFGGHFGSFGGFGGGYGGYRGKRSPVAQPEPEAEPGHFGGIHRGFSGFGGHHGGSFGGFGGGYGGYRGKRSPVAQPEPEAEPGFHHGGFRGGFGGHFGGGHFGGGRVYG